Sequence from the Lysobacter solisilvae genome:
GGGCTCGAATGCGCAGGCCAGCTCGGGCCGCTCCCTCGCCGGCGCCGGCAAGGCGCGACGATCGAGCTTGCCGTTCTCGGTCAGCGGCAAGGCGTCGAGCTCGACGAAGGCACTGGGCAGCATGTAGTCGGGGAGCAAGGTGGACAGGTGCGCACGCAGCGTCGCCGGGCTGGCCGGTGCGTCCTGCGGCACGACGTAGGCCACGAGCCGGGCTTCGCCACCGGCGCCGTCGTCTCGGGCGATCACCGCGCATGAGCGCACGGATGGATGGCGCGCCAGCACACTCTCGATCTCGCCCGTCTCGATGCGGAACCCACGGATCTTGACCTGGTGGTCGCTGCGCCCCAGATATTCGAGGTCGCCATCCGGCAGGCGTCGCGCCAGATCCCCGGTCTTGTACAGGCGCTCCAGTTCGCCCGTTGGCGATTTCCACTCGAAGAAGCGCTGCCCGGTGAGGTCCGGGCGATTGAGGTACCCGCGCGAAACACCTGCCCCCGCGACGTGGATTTCCCCCACCTCGCCCACCGGCACCGGCGCGAGCGTCGGGTCGAGTACGAACAGGCGCAGGTCGGGTATCGGCTCACCGATCACGCTGCCGGCATTGCGTTCCAGGTCGGCGCTGGCAATGGGCCGGTAGGTGACATGGACGGTGGTTTCGGTGATGCCGTACATGTTGATCAGGCGCGGGCGCTGGTCGCCGTGACGGTCGAACCAGGGCCGCAGCATCTGCAGTTCCAGGGCTTCACCGCCGAAGACGACATGCCGCAACGAAAGCTCGGTGGCTGCGCGACCGGACGCCTGGTCGGCGTGGATCAGGCTGCGGAACGCCGATGGCGTCTGGTTGAGCACGGTCACGCCCTCTCGCACGAGCAGGGCGTGGAACTGGTCCGGCGAGCGGCTGGTCAGGTACGGCACGACGACGACACGGCCGCCATGGATCAACGCGCCCCAGATCTCCCATACCGAGAAGTCGAAGGCATGCGAATGGAAGAACGTCCACACGTCGTCCGGGCCGAAGTCGAACCAGTGCTGCGTCGAGGTGAACAGGCGCGACACATTGGCGTGCGTGACCTGGCAACCCTTCGGCTTGCCGGTCGAGCCGGAGGTATAGATGACATAGGCCAGGTGTTCGGGGCGCGCGAGCGGAACCGGGTCGTCGACCGGCTGTTCGGCGAAGCCCGCACTGTCGCCGTCCAGCAGCAGTGTCGGCACGTCCGTCGCAGGGAGCGACGAGCGCTGTCCCGACGAAGTGAGCAGGACCGCGGGGCGCGCGTCCTCCAGCATGAACTGCACGCGGTCGGGGGGATACGTCGAGTCGACCGGCAGGTACGCCCCACCCGCCTTCAGGATGCCCAGCAACCCCACGACCATATCGAGCGAGCGCTCCAGCCCGATTGCCACCAGCGTCTCGGGCCCGACGCCGAGGTCGCGCAGTCGATGGGCGACCTGGTTCGCGCGATGGTTGAGTTCGCGATAGCTCAGGCTGGCGCCGTCGCAGGTGACGGCGACCGCATCGGGCCGGCGGGCGGCCTGCTGCTCGATCAACTGGGGGATGCATGTACCGGCATCGGAAGCGTCATTACGAACGGGCCCGTCGGATTGCTTGTTCATTCCACCCCCGCGATGCCCAGCCGCCACCCTCCGTCATGGTGTCCAGACCAAGCGTCCCTGATGTGGTGATTAACGCCGTGGGGGTATCCATGCGGCCACGCACGTTGCGCGCGCCAGCGTCCGGTCGCGCTAGGATGGGCGCATGGACGGTGCCCGATGAAACCCGACCTGACGATGCTGTACTCGGAACTGGGACTGCGGCCGAACTGCAGCCTGGCCGAGTTGCAGCTCGCCTATCGCCGCAGGATTTCCGAGTTGCAGTCCGACCGCACGGCAGGCAGCGTTCCCGCGCCGGAGGTTACCGCCGTGCTGCGCGACCTCATCAGCCTCTATACCACCGCGAGCCGCTTCCATCGCCGCTACGGACGCCTGCCCGGCGCCGCGCCGCAGCGCCAGGGTGTCGGCCACATCGTGTATGGCGGCCCACGGCGCGCCCCCACGGACGACGCAGACCAGCCCAGCGCCGATGCGTCTTCGTCCCGTTCGCCGGTGGCGCTGGGCGCGGCTCTCACGCTGCTCGTCCTGCTGTTTGCGCTGCTGGCGCTGGCCTCCGGGGACTGGCTGCACTGAAGCGGTGCACTTCACGGCCGGTACGCCGCCTGTTCGCCGTTGGTCCCTGCAGGAAGGCACCGGTCCCGTCCGTTGGGCCTGGTTTTACGCCTCAAGGATGACGGCCACGGGCCCATTGCGGCCGCACCGCCACCACTACTACAGGCAGCACTGCGATGGCCGACGCGAGAAAGATCGTGGTGGACCCTTCCGCCGTCGCATGGCGGCTGGGCCTGATGGCCGCGGTGCTCGTGGTGACCAGCATCGGCATGCAGATGTACCGCCTGGCCGCCGGACGGGACCAGGTGCCCGGGCTGGCCTGGGTCACCTTGGACGGCGAACACAACATCCCCGCGCTGTTCTCCACCCTGCTGCTGCTCGCCGCCGCCCTGCTGCTGGCACTGGTTGCCAGACTGGCGCGGGACGCCAAGGCCGGCGATGTGTCTAAGTGGGTGCTCCTGGCGCTGGGGTTCTTCTTCATGGGCATCGATGAGTCGATGTCGGTGCACGAACGCCTGATCGATCCGATGCGCAACCTGCTTGGCGGCCGGGAACTGGGCATCTTCTTCTTCGCCTGGGTGGTCCCTGCGATCGTCCTGGTCGGCGGCCTTGCGCTCTACTTCCTCCCCTTCGTGTTTCGGCTGCCGCGCACGACCGCGGTCGCCTTCGTGGCATCGGGCGCGCTCTATCTGGGTGGCGCCCTGGGCGTGGAGCTGGTGGAGGGCTGGTGGCGCGAAGGCCATGGGCACGTGAACGTGATGTACCACGTGCTGGTGACGCTGGAGGAAAGCCTGGAGATGGCCGGCGTGATCTTCTTCATACGCGCGCTGCTGGGCCACATCGCCACCTGCTTCGGTGACCTGCATCTGCACCTGCGCCCGGCCGCCGAAGCGGTGTCCAGCCAGGCTGCAGATTCAGACGCAACGAACGGAGCCATCGCCGATACCAGCCTGCTACCGCGCGGAACCGGATCCTGACGATCGTTGCCGGCCCGCCGGCCTCCGCCTTGGCCCGTCAGGTCGCTGTCTTCAACGCGACCCGCGATGGAACAGCACGACCTCCACTGTCTGCAGCAGGATCATCAGGTCGAACACCAGGCCGTGGTTCTTGACGTAGAACAGGTCGAAGGTGAGCTTCTCTTCCGCATCCCGCACCGAGGCGCCGTACGGATAGCGCAGTTGCGCCCAGCCAGTCAGGCCCGGCTTCACGCAATGCCGCACGCTGTAGTAGCGCACCTCGCGATTGAGCATGTCGACGAACTGCGGACGCTCCGGCCGGGGGCCCACGAAGCTCATGTCGCCGCGGATGACGTTGAACAGTTGCGGCAGTTCATCCAGGCGCGACAGTCGGATGATCCGTCCCACGCGCGTGGTGCGGTCGTCACCCTGGCTCGCCCAGCGCGCCACGCCGTCGGCCTCGGCATCCACGCGCATGCTGCGGAACTTGATCAGCTCGAACGTCCGACCATTCTCGCCCACGCGCGTTTGCCGGTACAGGATGGGGCCTCGTGACTCCAGCGCGATGCATGTGGCCACGACCAGCATCGCCGGCCAGGCGACCATCAACAGCGCGCCGGCGGCGGCCAGGTCGAAGAAGCGCTTGCTGAGCCGACGCGGCACCGAATGGTCGAACCCTCCCGAGAAGGCCAGCCACGAGGGATCGGCCACGTTCAACTTGACCATGCCCGCCTCGCGCTCGAAGAAGGTCGTCAGGTCGGTGACCGTGATGCCCCGCTGCGCGCACTGGAGCATCTGCTCCATCGGCAACGCACCGCGCCGTTCATCCGGTGCGACGACGATCTCGTACACCTGCAGCCACTCGGCGATCTCCGACAACGAGAAATCCGTGTTGAGCAGCATGCTGTCGGGCACGTGCACGGGCTGATCCGGCAGCGGCAGGAAGCCCACGACGACGAACGACTGCCGGTCGGCGCGCCGGCGCATGCGGCTGTTGATCATGTCGGCGTGCATCCCCGCTCCCAGCACCAGCACGCGCCGCCGGAACACGTCCGTCTTGATCAGGCGCCCCACGACCAGGCGCAATGCGGTGACCGCCACGAAGCCCAATACCATCGAGATCGCCATGACGCCGCGGCCGATATAGGTGGGCGGGACAAGGTAGTACAGCACCAGCAGTCCAATCCCTCCGAAGGCGAACGAAAGCGACACCCGCAGCAGGAAATCAATCCGGCTGTGACGCACGTGCACCTGGTACAGGCCGAAGGCGACCATCGCCACGGTGATGAAGGTCGCGAAGACGACCGCGCGGGGGCCCAGCGCCTGGAGGAAGTCGCCCAGGCCTTCGGGATTGCGGAGGAAGCGGAGCCAGGCCGCGGCGGCAACTGCCAGGATCAGCAGGGTCATCTCCGCGATCCAGAGCAGCAACAACGCCCGACTCTTGCGACTGGCCAATGCGATGCTCATGCCCACTCCGTTCCCGAATTCGAGGGACTGCCGGTCTTCGCGACCTGCAGCGCAATCGCCAGTGCCATGTATCGTCCGTGAGCGGGTGCGCGGCGGCACGCTGCACCCGGTTTCATGTCCACGCGCGCGCCTCACGGTCCGGCGGGCTGCTCAGCAGCCATCGCCGCAGGTCGGGCCCGCACATTGGAACCAACGAGGAAATCCCGACGTGCCGGCCGTGCATGTTGCGTAGAGCCAGGCCCGCATCGCTCAGAATGGTCCAGCCGCGTCGCCAACCGCCGGCCGCAACCAGAGCGCGTCGATCGCGATGTCGCACGGCGCAGCCACTGCCGCCACCCAGTAGGGCCCGACATCCAGCATCGATACCTGGCAGATGTTGCCGTCTGGCAGGTCCAGGCGAGCGCCGTCATCCGCGGTGAAGCTGGTCATTTCCCGCTGCAGGCCCAGGCCGGTCGCCTTGAGGAATGCCTCTTTGCGCACCCAGGTCGTCAACAGGGCTTCGCTCCTGGCCAGTCGATCCAGCGTGGCCATGGCCGCGGTCTCCGCGGGATGGCAGGTGCGCGTTTCTATCTCGAGCATCACCGCCGCGCGTGTGGAAGGTTCCAGATCCACGCCGACGGGACCCGCCCCGGAGATGGCCACCGCGACGCAGCCATCGGCATGGCTGAGGCTGGTGAACCACGCGCCGCCACGCACCCGCGGGCAGCCTGCGTGATCGCGTCCGAGGGGCACCTGTCCCGCATCGCAACCCAGGGCCTGGCCCAGCAGCAACCGGTGCAGTGCGTAGGCCAGCGCAAGGTCGTCCCGATGGGCGGGCGCCCGCCTGCCGAGCACTCGCCTGGATTCGTCCGCATCGAGAAGGGCATGCGCGTCGGAAACCCATGTCCACCAGTCGCGAAGGTCGAACATGCCTACGCACGCGCGCGGTGCGAGAGCGCGCCGGTCCAGTCTCCCGCGGGCATCGCGCGTTCGAACGCCGCGCGAAGACTGGTGCGCAGCCCACGGAAAGCATGGGTGGTCCGGTGGGGAGGCCTGTACTGCAGCATGCAATGCGCCGTGGCGCACGCCACGCGCCTGTCCATCAAGTCAACGCTGTCGGGGCATGCCGTCGGACATGCCCGGCGGACCAGGTTCTCCGGACCATACCTGGCGGACCGCGCAGAAATCAGTGCATCGCGGCCGACGGTCGCCTGGGGGGTGTCCGGGTGTCGCTCAAACCGTACTCGAAGCGCTCCCACGCGGATCGGGTCCGGTCGTACAGCGCCTCGATGGTCAAGGGCACCCCGCTCCCCTCGCGGCCGAAATAAGCCATGCCGTTGGCATTGATGCGCAGGAACCGGCTGCCGCCCTCCACTGTCGTGATCCGGTCCAGTCGCAACCAGGCCGATGGCTGCCGCAGGTCATGCGCCAGGGCGGCGGTGACCTGTGGCCCTCGAGTTGTTCGACCAGCGCCACATCGTTGGGCATGTCGCGCTCGCCACTGGCCGCGCCGCCGATGCTCACGTCCGGAAATGCCGCCCGCCGCAACCGGCTGTCGTAGCCCAGTTCGTAGTTGAAGCCGATCCATTCGCCACGTCCGCCGACCTGCACCTGGCCCGTGCCCCTGACCGCACTGACGCCGGTTTCCATGGGCTCGACTTCGGCGGTGGTCAGCCGCATGTCGACGCGGCGGCCGCCGAACTGCTCCGCCAGCGCCACCACCAGCGGCCCGGCGATGGCGTTGCTCAGGGTTTCGTCGGGCGCTGCCCGCACGGGCCTCGGGACGGCCGGGGTTTGCCCGGGCCTGGCCTGCGCGGCCACTGCGCCGCTTGCGCAGGCGCACAGGAGCAGGACACCAATGGCAGAACGGTGCGGCACGGGTCTCTCCGCCGGCGGCTTGACCGCCTGATCAGATCAACGCGGTGAGGCGGGTCTGCCGGGCAGCGGCCGTGGCGAATTCTGCGGGGACGCACGAGTCGTAGTTTTTAAAATCAACTAGTTGCAATTGACTCATGACAAATTGAATTAATGTTCAGCCACCCGCGAGGCCCGCCCATCAGGCCTCCGGATTGGATGCTTCAAGGCCGTGATGCGATCCACCGGAAGTCCTGAGGAAGGTCAGTTCCAGCCTCGCCCTTGCCGTTGGCGCCATCAGTCGGTGAAAGCGCACCGTCGGCGCCGGACCCTCCCCCTGCTCCGCGCACAAGGCGAGCAGATGGTCCGGCGTCGGCCGGCATTGCCAGAACCGCCATCGGTCCGCGTCGTCACCCAGGGCCGGATCGACCGTGAGCTGGACGGCATGCTCGTGGGGATAGTGGAAGGCGAACTGGTCCAGCGGAATCGACAGTCCCATGCCCCGCGCCTTGATGTAGGACTCCTTCAAGGTCCAGTACTCGAAGAACCGATCCTGCTGCCCGGCCTGCGGTACGCGCGCCAGGTCGGCCACCTCCACCGGCGCGAAATAGCGCTGCGCGATATCCATCGAGACCGGGCGCTGCGTCAGCTGCTCGACGTCCACGCCCAGGGCGCGGTGCCGGGCCACGGCCAGCGCGATCAGGCCGCGGCTGTGCGAGATGTTGAACGACAGCGCACAGGCCTCGCCATGCCGTGGCGCGATGTGCGGACGCCCGTAGTCGTTGCACTCGAACGTCCAGTCGGCGGGCGCGATGTCGGCGTACTGCGAGAGCACGGTGCGGACCATGCCGCGGGTGATCAGGTAGCGGCTGCGGTCATGGTCGAAACGGAAACGCTGCTGTTGCTCCCGCTCGGCCGCGGTCATCAATGCGCCGAATCCGGCCCGCGCTGCCTCGTCGATCTCGTCCTCGACGGCGAGCCATATGTCGATGTCCTGCTCGGGGGCAGTCATTTCCTGATCCCTCATGGCGTCCTTTCCCTGGTCCAGCCGGGGCGCATTCTGGCAGAGCGGCTGCGTAGCTTGGCTTGCCGCATCCATCACCTGGTCGATTGGAGGGCGGAATGCGGGTTCTCTGCACAGGCCCCACTGCAGGTATGCATTGCAAGCCTTTGAATTTCCGAGTCTTAACCAGTGAGACCCGGGTATTAGTATTATTGCTAACATGCAACCGTCCCGCTCACGCACAAGGCACTGTCCATGGGCGCCGTAATCGCCCTCGAGGGGCTGCTGGCGCAGCGGCGGGTGTGGCGTGGCCAGGCCGTGCCGGCCCCCGCACCCGCGCACCCCACCGGGTGGACCGCCCTGGACACCGCACTCCCCTCCGGTGGCTGGCCCGATGCCGCCCTGAGCGAACTGCTGTTGCCCGCCGATGGCATTGGCGAACTCCGCCTGCTGTGGCCCACCCTGGCCCGGCTGAGCCAGGCCAGCGACGCCGTCATCGTCCTGGTGTCACCGCCCTGCCGCCCCCATCCGCCGGCGTGGCAGGCCGCCGGCATCCGCCTGGGGGCGCTGCATCTGATCGAGACGGCCCATGCACGCGAGGCCCTGTGGGCCACGGAACAATGCCTGCGCTCGGGGGCCTGCAGCGCGGTCCTGGGCTGGCCCCGGCAAGCCGACGATCGTGCGCTGCGACGCCTGCAGGTCGCGGCCGAAACCGGCCAGACCCTGGGCTTCGCCTTCCGCCCCCTGAAGGCCGCGGTGAATCCTTCGCCTGCCGCCCTGCGGATCGCCTTCGACCCGGCGGCGCGACAGTTGCGGGTGCTCAAGTGCCGCGGGGGACTGGCGCCCGCGCACCCGATCGCCCTGCCGGACCTGTTCCTGTCGGCCACCGAACTGCGGCGTCATTGCCTGCCATCGCCCGCGCCGCCGGTCGAGGCCCCGCCGCGCCCGAGGTTGCACGAGGTATTGCAGGGAGGGATGCGACCGATCACCTTGCCGGCTGCTGCCGGCACCACGCCCGGCGCTTGCGCGCCCGACGCGGACGCACCCGACGAAGATCCCGCGCAGAGGCACGCGCCACTGCCACTGCCACCCGCCGCAGCGTCCCTGCGGCCTCCCTTGGCCTTCGCCTTGCCACTGCCGCCCGCGGCCGCCGTCGCGCGCCCGGCGGGCGTGACACCGCCTTCCTCCGCGTCGCCAGGACCCGCGCCGCTTGTTCCTGCGCACGGAATCGCCCTTGCTCCCGTCCAGGCCTGAGCCATGCGCTGGGCCTGTCTGCTGCTGCCGCAACTGGCCGTCGACGGCGTCCTGCGCCGGCAGGTCCGCGCCGGTACGCAGGAAGCCAAACGCCAGTCCGATACGCCCGATACGTCCGATGCGTCCCAGCCCGACCCCGCCCAGACCATCGCGCTGGCCCTGCTCACCGGGCCCGCCCAACGGCGCGTGCTGCATGCGGTGACGCCGGCCGCGCGGGCGCTGGGCCTGCGTCCGGGCTTGTCGCTGGCCGCCGCCCAGGCCCTCGCCACCGGTTTTGTCACCGCGCAATACGATCCGGATGACGCCCGGCGCTGGCGCGAACTGCTGGCCGCCTGGGCCTACGGGTTCAGTTCCCAGGTCAGCCTCGACCTGCCGCACGCGATCGTGCTCGAGGTGGGCCACAGCCTGCAGCTGTTCGGGCCATGGCCGCGTTTCCAGGCGCGACTGCGCGAGGAACTGCGTGCGCTCGGCTTCCGCCATCGCATCGTCGCCGCCCCCAATCCCCACGCCGCGCGGGTGCTGGCCAACGTGCACGACGGCCTGGCCATCGGCGAGAACGCGCTGGACAACGCGCTGGGCCAGTTGCCCATCGAACGCGCCGGACTGCCGCGCGAGGTGGCCCTGGCGTTCTCGCGCATGGGCCTGCACAAGCTGCGACAGGTGTTCGCCCTGCCCCGCGACACGGTGGCGCGGCGCTTTCCGCCCACGGTTCTGCAGCACCTGGACCGGCTGCGTGGCGAGGATGCGCCGCTGACCTGGTTCCAGCCGCCCGATGCCTTCGAAGGGCGCATGGAGTTCGACCACGAGATCGAATCCAGCCAGGCACTGCTGTTCCCGCTGCGCCGGCTCACCGCCGACCTGGCCGCTTTCCTGGCCGGACGCGATGGCGGCGTGCAGCGTTTCACCCTGGTGCTGGAACACGAATTCCTCGCACCCAGCGAGGTCAGCGTGGGCCTGCTCGCGCCCGAGCGCCAGGCGTCGATGCTGTTCGAACTGGCGCGTGGCCGGCTGGAGCAGGCCCAGGTGCCCGCGCCGGTGCGCGGGCTGAGGCTGCTCGCGCCCGAACTGCCGGCCTTCGTGCCGGCCGAGCGGGACCTGTTCGACGCCCGTCCGCAGCAGGCGATCCCCTGGACGCAACTGCGCGAGCGACTGCGGGCCCGCCTGGGCGACGACGCGGTGCACAGCCTGCCCTGGCATCACGACCATCGCCCCGAACGCACGCTGTCCACCGACGGGGCCATGACCGCGCGAAAATTCCCGTCTCCCGACCCCGCCGCGCCACCGCGCCCGGGCTGGCTGCTGCCGCATCCGATGCCCTTGCGCGAGCCGGTGCGTCGCGTCATCGCCGGGCCGGAACGGATCGAGTCGGGCTGGTGGGACGATGCGGACGTGCGCCGCGACTACTACCTGGTGGAGACCGCGCAGGGACAGCGGGCCTGGGCCTTCCGCATCGCCGGCGAGGCCAGCGGCCCCTTCATGCTGCACGGCTGGTTCGCATGAACGGGCCGGTCAATCCCGTGCCGGCCGCCCACGAAATGTCCGCCCGCGACATGCCTGGTCGCGACATGCCTCGCCGCGATGCACTGCCCGACTACGCCGAACTGCATTGCCTGTCCAACTTCAGCTTCCAGCGCGGCGCCTCCAGCGCACGCGAGCTGTTCGACCGCGCCAGGCAACAGGGCTACCGCGCGCTGGCCATCACCGACGAATGCAGCCTGGCCGGCATCGTGCGCGCGCTGGAAGCCTCCGAAGCCACGCAGCTGCCGCTGATCGTGGGCAGCGAATTCCATCTGGCCGACGGGCCGCGCTGCGTGCTGCTGGCCGAAACCATCGAGGGCTACCGGCGCCTGTGCCAGCTCATCACCCTGGCCCGGCGGCGTGCCGGCAAGGGCGAGTACCAGGCGCTGCGCGCCGACCTGGAAGGCAGCACGCAGGGACTGCTCGCGCTGTGGCTGCCGGGTGCGCAACCCGATGCGGGCGAAGGACACTGGCTGCAGTCGCGTTTCCCGCAGCGCACCTGGCTCGCGGTCGAACTGCACCGCGGCCCCGACGACGAAGGCCGCCTGCACACGCTGCTGGCATTGGCCCAGTCACTCGGCCTGCCCGCGGTGGCCACCGGCGACGTGCACATGCACGTGCGCCGCCGGCGCGCCCTGCAGGACACGATGACCGCCATCCGCCTGCGCACCACGCTGGCGCTGGCCGGCCATGCCCTGTTCCCCAACGGCGAGCGCCACCTGCGCACGCGCCAGGCGCTGGCCGCGATCCATCCCGAAGCGCTGCTGGCCGAATCGGTGCGCATCGCACAGCGCTGCACCTTCCACCTGCGCCAGCTGCGCTACGAATATCCGCGCGAACTGGTGCCCGATGGCCACACCAGCGCCTCCTGGCTGCGGCAACTGGTGGAAGAAGGCCTGCGCGCGCGCTGGAACCGCGCGGTGCCGCTGCCGCCGCAGGAGCACGAACACCGCAGGGCCAAGACGCTGGCGCTGGTGGAAAAGGAACTGGCCCTCATCGCCGAACTCCACTACGAATCGTATTTCCTCACCGTCCACGACATCGTCCGCCATGCGCGATCGCTGGGGATCCTGTGCCAGGGACGCGGTTCGGCGGCCAATTCGGCGGTGTGCTACGCGCTGGGCATCACCGAGCTGGAGCCGGGCAAGATGGAGCTGCTGTTCGAGCGATTCCTGTCGAAGGAGCGCAACGAACCGCCGGACATCGACGTCGACTTCGAACACGAGCGGCGCGAGGAAGTGCTGCAGTACATCTTCAACCGCTACGGCCGCGGCCGCGCCGCGCTGACCGCGGTGGCCATCCGCTATCGCGGCCGCAGCGCGATCCGCGATGTCGCCCGCGCTCTGGGCCTGCCCACCGACCAGATCGACGAACTGGCCCAGGTCATGGACCGCTGGGGCGGGGACCAGCCCCTGCCCGAGCATCTGCGCGAACGCGGTTTCGACCCGGATTCGCCGCTGCTGCAGCGCGTGATGGCGCTGACGATGGAGCTGATCGGCTTCCCCCGCCACCTGTCCCAGCATCCCGGCGGCTTCGTGATCAGCGAGCACCCGCTGTCCACGCTGGTGCCGGTGGAGAACGCGGCGATGGAAGACCGCACCGTGATCCAGTGGGACAAGGACGACCTGGACGTACTGGGCCTGCTCAAGGTCGACTGCCTGGCGCTGGGCATGCTCACCTGCATCCGCAAGGCCTTCGACCTGCTGCGCGCCAGTGGCCGCCGCGACATGGTGCTGCAGGACATCCCCCAGGATGACGCGGCCACCTACGCCATGATCCAGCCCGCCGACACGGTGGGCGTGTTCCAGATCGAATCGCGCGCGCAGATGGCGATGCTGCCGCGGCTGAAACCGCGCAATTTCTACGACCTGGTGATCCAGGTCGCGATCGTGCGGCCCGGCCCGATCCAGGGCGACATGGTCCATCCCTACCTGCGCCGCCGCAGCGGCCAGGAGCCGGTGACCTACCCCTCGCCCGCGCTGGAGGAAGTGTTCCGGCGCACCCTGGGCGTGCCGCTGTTCCAGGAGCAGGTGATGCAGCTGGCCATCACCGCCGCCGACTACACGCCCGGCGAAGCCGACCAGTTGCGCCGCTCGATGGCCGCCTGGAAGCGCCACGGCGGCATGGAGCACCACCGCGACAAGATCATCAGCGGCATGCTGCGCAACGGCTACACGAGCGAGTTCGCCGAACGCATCTTCGAGCAGATCAAGGGCTTCGGCAGCTACGGGTTCCCCGAATCCCACGCGGCCAGCTTCGCG
This genomic interval carries:
- a CDS encoding TIGR03013 family XrtA/PEP-CTERM system glycosyltransferase; translated protein: MSIALASRKSRALLLLWIAEMTLLILAVAAAAWLRFLRNPEGLGDFLQALGPRAVVFATFITVAMVAFGLYQVHVRHSRIDFLLRVSLSFAFGGIGLLVLYYLVPPTYIGRGVMAISMVLGFVAVTALRLVVGRLIKTDVFRRRVLVLGAGMHADMINSRMRRRADRQSFVVVGFLPLPDQPVHVPDSMLLNTDFSLSEIAEWLQVYEIVVAPDERRGALPMEQMLQCAQRGITVTDLTTFFEREAGMVKLNVADPSWLAFSGGFDHSVPRRLSKRFFDLAAAGALLMVAWPAMLVVATCIALESRGPILYRQTRVGENGRTFELIKFRSMRVDAEADGVARWASQGDDRTTRVGRIIRLSRLDELPQLFNVIRGDMSFVGPRPERPQFVDMLNREVRYYSVRHCVKPGLTGWAQLRYPYGASVRDAEEKLTFDLFYVKNHGLVFDLMILLQTVEVVLFHRGSR
- a CDS encoding 4'-phosphopantetheinyl transferase family protein, encoding MFDLRDWWTWVSDAHALLDADESRRVLGRRAPAHRDDLALAYALHRLLLGQALGCDAGQVPLGRDHAGCPRVRGGAWFTSLSHADGCVAVAISGAGPVGVDLEPSTRAAVMLEIETRTCHPAETAAMATLDRLARSEALLTTWVRKEAFLKATGLGLQREMTSFTADDGARLDLPDGNICQVSMLDVGPYWVAAVAAPCDIAIDALWLRPAVGDAAGPF
- a CDS encoding 4'-phosphopantetheinyl transferase family protein, producing the protein MDAASQATQPLCQNAPRLDQGKDAMRDQEMTAPEQDIDIWLAVEDEIDEAARAGFGALMTAAEREQQQRFRFDHDRSRYLITRGMVRTVLSQYADIAPADWTFECNDYGRPHIAPRHGEACALSFNISHSRGLIALAVARHRALGVDVEQLTQRPVSMDIAQRYFAPVEVADLARVPQAGQQDRFFEYWTLKESYIKARGMGLSIPLDQFAFHYPHEHAVQLTVDPALGDDADRWRFWQCRPTPDHLLALCAEQGEGPAPTVRFHRLMAPTARARLELTFLRTSGGSHHGLEASNPEA
- a CDS encoding Y-family DNA polymerase, yielding MRWACLLLPQLAVDGVLRRQVRAGTQEAKRQSDTPDTSDASQPDPAQTIALALLTGPAQRRVLHAVTPAARALGLRPGLSLAAAQALATGFVTAQYDPDDARRWRELLAAWAYGFSSQVSLDLPHAIVLEVGHSLQLFGPWPRFQARLREELRALGFRHRIVAAPNPHAARVLANVHDGLAIGENALDNALGQLPIERAGLPREVALAFSRMGLHKLRQVFALPRDTVARRFPPTVLQHLDRLRGEDAPLTWFQPPDAFEGRMEFDHEIESSQALLFPLRRLTADLAAFLAGRDGGVQRFTLVLEHEFLAPSEVSVGLLAPERQASMLFELARGRLEQAQVPAPVRGLRLLAPELPAFVPAERDLFDARPQQAIPWTQLRERLRARLGDDAVHSLPWHHDHRPERTLSTDGAMTARKFPSPDPAAPPRPGWLLPHPMPLREPVRRVIAGPERIESGWWDDADVRRDYYLVETAQGQRAWAFRIAGEASGPFMLHGWFA
- a CDS encoding error-prone DNA polymerase; the encoded protein is MSARDMPGRDMPRRDALPDYAELHCLSNFSFQRGASSARELFDRARQQGYRALAITDECSLAGIVRALEASEATQLPLIVGSEFHLADGPRCVLLAETIEGYRRLCQLITLARRRAGKGEYQALRADLEGSTQGLLALWLPGAQPDAGEGHWLQSRFPQRTWLAVELHRGPDDEGRLHTLLALAQSLGLPAVATGDVHMHVRRRRALQDTMTAIRLRTTLALAGHALFPNGERHLRTRQALAAIHPEALLAESVRIAQRCTFHLRQLRYEYPRELVPDGHTSASWLRQLVEEGLRARWNRAVPLPPQEHEHRRAKTLALVEKELALIAELHYESYFLTVHDIVRHARSLGILCQGRGSAANSAVCYALGITELEPGKMELLFERFLSKERNEPPDIDVDFEHERREEVLQYIFNRYGRGRAALTAVAIRYRGRSAIRDVARALGLPTDQIDELAQVMDRWGGDQPLPEHLRERGFDPDSPLLQRVMALTMELIGFPRHLSQHPGGFVISEHPLSTLVPVENAAMEDRTVIQWDKDDLDVLGLLKVDCLALGMLTCIRKAFDLLRASGRRDMVLQDIPQDDAATYAMIQPADTVGVFQIESRAQMAMLPRLKPRNFYDLVIQVAIVRPGPIQGDMVHPYLRRRSGQEPVTYPSPALEEVFRRTLGVPLFQEQVMQLAITAADYTPGEADQLRRSMAAWKRHGGMEHHRDKIISGMLRNGYTSEFAERIFEQIKGFGSYGFPESHAASFALITYDSCWLKCHEPAAFAAALINSQPMGFYAPSQILQDVRRHGVQVRPVDVRYSQWDCTLEPLPDARAQPAIRLGLRMVNGFRQDVAEAIARARAARVFLDVTDLCDRAGLDARARDLLADAGALRGLAGHRHKARWAIAGVEAQLPLFAEVGATAEAAVALPLPSAEQDMRTDYALTGLTLGPHPLRLLRPQLRARRYRRSSELKQMPHGRDVAFAGLVTSRQQPQTASGVIFMTLEDEDGLVNVVVWQHVAERQRRALLESRLLAVRGRLESQDGVQHLIAGRLENLGPLLGSLRTASRDFH